One window of Epinephelus fuscoguttatus linkage group LG9, E.fuscoguttatus.final_Chr_v1 genomic DNA carries:
- the si:ch1073-303k11.2 gene encoding LRRN4 C-terminal-like protein translates to MMSLFRNLAVLLLFLGASPLLHSHLSTHAASTSPPDTHRQIKYTAMGSDDDYDDDDDDFFHTRMPSTEVVNSVKKTVLLQAPQFCQFNPCSENQEPCDQISERTKCLCPGVSRADEPPHAPRIQGLLPVSEGGDRGKIEVQWCAPSSVVTAYRVVIEGREPLQFMDVSRRGLLESLEAGTKVCVAAVNNAGQSPPSEFSCKRYDPPESSDHKLLAGIIGGGVALLLLLIIGAVIIWMHQMRKKAKRDSADGLGNPSYSTEGTL, encoded by the coding sequence ATGATGTCACTGTTCAGGAACCTTGCTGTGCTTCTCCTTTTCCTGGGAGCCTCGCCTCTCCTCCACTCCCACCTCTCCACTCATGCCGCCTCTACTTCCCCTCCTGACACTCACCGGCAGATCAAATACACTGCTATGGGCTCAGACGATGActatgatgacgatgatgatgacttcTTTCACACACGCATGCCCTCTACTGAGGTGGTGAACTCCGTGAAGAAAACTGTCCTTCTTCAGGCACCCCAGTTCTGCCAATTCAACCCCTGCTCAGAGAATCAAGAGCCCTGCGACCAGATTTCAGAAAGGACTAAGTGCCTCTGTCCCGGGGTCAGCAGGGCTGATGAGCCTCCTCATGCACCACGTATTCAAGGGCTGCTGCCAGTCAGTGAAGGGGGTGACAGAGGGAAGATAGAGGTCCAGTGGTGTGCTCCATCTTCTGTGGTGACCGCGTACAGAGTGGTGATAGAAGGACGTGAACCCCTGCAGTTTATGGACGTTTCACGACGAGGTTTGCTCGAATCTTTGGAAGCTGGGACCAAGGTGTGTGTGGCAGCGGTGAACAATGCAGGACAGAGCCCCCCATCAGAATTCTCCTGTAAACGCTATGACCCTCCTGAATCTTCTGACCATAAACTGCTGGCTGGGATTATCGGAGGAGGAGTCGCCCTCCTTCTGCTCCTCATCATCGGAGCTGTGATCATCTGGATGCATCAAATGCGTAAAAAGGCAAAAAGAGACTCTGCTGATGGACTTGGGAACCCTTCTTACAGCACAGAGGGGACTCTGTGA
- the tstd1 gene encoding thiosulfate:glutathione sulfurtransferase gives MASPVTKEISYEDLKALLGKSQNLLLIDVRTKEEFDKGQIPGSIHMPVDTVETALALMPEEFKAKYGVTKPPLDAPELVFHCQMGKRGGTATNKASELGYVNARNYAGGYKEWSAKEGK, from the exons ATGGCGAGTCCGG TCACCAAGGAGATCTCCTATGAGGATCTGAAAGCTCTTCTGGGAAAGAGTCAGAATCTCCTCCTCATTGATGTTCGCACTAAAGAGGAGTTTGATAAAGGACAAATTCCAGGATCCATTCACATGCCAG TTGATACAGTAGAGACTGCTCTTGCACTGATGCCAGAAGAATTCAAGGCCAAGTATGGAGTAACCAAGCCACCGTTGGATGCGCCAGAGCTGGTGTTTCACTGCCAGATGGGCAAGCGAGGGGGAACGGCCACAAACAAGGCCTCCGAACTTGGATACGTGAA tGCACGTAACTATGCAGGGGGATACAAGGAGTGGTCTGCGAAAGAGGGAAAATGA